A region of Xylocopa sonorina isolate GNS202 chromosome 13, iyXylSono1_principal, whole genome shotgun sequence DNA encodes the following proteins:
- the Mrpl9 gene encoding mitochondrial ribosomal protein L9, with translation MLKCAQVGINYLKTQSTLLSTQTNLVQQSRNTFILKRRYPVPLHKKNERRARLKHKHFIYDLVENTNVRRQPVIDVILLEPIKRVGDRGQKITMNGQRAYETLILPKLAVYATPENLEKYLIEDIEEKKKLCAFSSEFVERTMESMSCLCLEIYMSMDVPWTIEKWHVRASFRKAGFIVPDDAITLPAKTISGPDLTIENKEFYVTVKINNHEQVLVRCKVLHHTYDPERKIKYEVPLHELPNIAIFPEDQEILDSLPKHNSLEDE, from the exons ATGCTGAAGTGTGCGCAAGTGGGTATAAATTATTTGAAAACACAATCAACGCTTCTGTCTACACAGACCAATCTGGTACAACAAAGCCgg AacacattcattttaaaaagAAGATATCCAGTGCCTCTTCACAAAAAAAATGAGCGACGTGCACGGTTGAAGCATAAACACTTTATTTATGATCTAGTGGAAAATACAAATGTTAGACGACAACCTGTAATCGATGTCATCTTGTTAGAACCTATAAAGCGTGTTGGTGACAGAGGTCAGAAGATTACAATGAATGGCCAAAGAGCTTATGAAACTTTAATATTACCAAAGTTAGCTGTATATGCAACACCTGAAAATCTTGAGAAATATTTAATCGAAGACATAGAGGAGAAGAAGAAATTGTGCGCATTTAGCTCTGAATTTGTTGAAAGAACAATGGAGTCAATGTCTTGTTTGTGCTTAGAAATATATATGTCCATGGACGTACCATGGACAATAGAAAAATGGCATGTAAGAGCATCTTTCCGCAAGGCAGGGTTCATTGTACCAgatgatgcaataactcttccaGCAAAAACTATATCTGGACCTGATTTAACCATTGAAAATAAAGAATTTTATGTTACTGTAAAAATCAATAATCACGAACAAGTTCTAGTTAGGTGTAAAGTACTTCATCATACATATGATCCAGAAAGAAAGATTAAGTATGAAGTACCACTACACGAGTTACCAAACATAGCAATTTTCCCAGAAGATCAAGAAATATTGGATTCTCTTCCGAAGCATAATTCACTTGAAGATGAATGA
- the Hspbap1 gene encoding HSPB1 associated protein 1 isoform X1 — protein MEKLDLPPDYVLHQTVMEINEPIVFQRILQNAKGEYAWKLFEWNLSELAEKFGNIQLPFRVGYNARSTSPQWEVNCPTISMTLSEFIESADHHESDKKWYYFDYKYMQEWFKDKPEILNSVNWKRFGIDKTGDDSTLWIGSKGAHTNCHQDSYGCNLIAQIKGRKQWLLFHPDSTNFLQPTRIPYEESTVYSKYNFFSPTKEDEINILKIKETPKLVTLEPGDVLFVPPQWWHYVESLDFSVSVNIWLPVPSDNIARVKEAIVKLIVARIGKDVCRAPDEANSTLPYCMNLLDIVLKEYKNMENEESSSKRTKRSTWTVEDITKEYPLCVTLPRELGIAELEEFLRTKRERFSKDCTESFNSKSSNIDTDRENIYSTASYLPEQVVNAFCHPDVVNKVTELLLS, from the exons ATGGAAAAATTGGATTTACCACCTGATTATGTGTTACATCAAACTGTTATGGAAATTAATGAGCCAATAGTATTTCAACGAATATTACAGAATGCAAAAGGTGAATATGCGTGGAAATTATTCGAATGGAACCTATCAGAACTTGCTGAAAAATTCGGAAACATTCAATTACCGTTTCGAGTTGGTTATAATGCCAGATCTACG AGCCCACAATGGGAGGTAAATTGCCCAACAATTTCAATGACATTGTCAGAGTTCATTGAAAGTGCGGATCACCATGAAAGTGATAAAAAATGGTATTactttgattataaatatatgcaaGAGTGGTTCAAAGATAAACCGGAAATATTAAATTCTGTAAACTGGAAAAGATTCGGCATTGACAAAACTGGAGACGATTCTACGCTTTGGATTGGAAGCAAGGGGGCTCATACGAATTGTCATCAAGATTCGTATGGTTGTAATTTAATAGCCCAAATTAAAGGAAG GAAACAATGGTTATTGTTTCATCCAGATTCAACTAATTTCCTCCAACCAACAAGGATACCCTACGAAGAATCCACAGTATATAGTAAATACAATTTCTTCTCTCCTACTAAGGAAGATGAGATCAATATATTAAAGATAAAAGAAACACCGAAACTAGTAACTCTGGAACCAGGAGATGTGCTATTTGTACCTCCTCAGTGGTGGCATTATGTTGAATCATTGGACTTCTCTGTCAGTGTAAACATATGGTTACCAGTGCCATCGGATAATATAGCAAGAGTTAAAGAAGCTATTGTTAAATTAATAGTAGCCAGGATTGGAAAAGATGTTTGCAGAGCACCCGATGAAGCTAACAGTACATTACCTTATTGTATGAATTTG CTTGATATTGTTCTTAAAGAATATAAAAATATGGAAAATGAAGAATcatcttctaaaagaacgaagCGTAGTACATGGACCGTCGAAGATATAACAAAAGAATATCCACTTTGCGTGACATTGCCTCGTGAACTTGGAATAGCAGAATTAGAAGAATTTCTGAGAACGAAGAGAGAAAGATTTTCCAAGGATTGCACTGAATCGTTTAACAGTAAATCCTCCAATATTGATACTGATAGGGAGAATATTTATTCTACTGCTAGTTACTTGCCTGAACAAGTTGTTAATGCGTTTTGTCACCCTGACGTTGTTAATAAAGTTACGGAATTACTTCTATCATAA
- the Hspbap1 gene encoding HSPB1 associated protein 1 isoform X2 produces MQKSPQWEVNCPTISMTLSEFIESADHHESDKKWYYFDYKYMQEWFKDKPEILNSVNWKRFGIDKTGDDSTLWIGSKGAHTNCHQDSYGCNLIAQIKGRKQWLLFHPDSTNFLQPTRIPYEESTVYSKYNFFSPTKEDEINILKIKETPKLVTLEPGDVLFVPPQWWHYVESLDFSVSVNIWLPVPSDNIARVKEAIVKLIVARIGKDVCRAPDEANSTLPYCMNLLDIVLKEYKNMENEESSSKRTKRSTWTVEDITKEYPLCVTLPRELGIAELEEFLRTKRERFSKDCTESFNSKSSNIDTDRENIYSTASYLPEQVVNAFCHPDVVNKVTELLLS; encoded by the exons ATGCAAAAG AGCCCACAATGGGAGGTAAATTGCCCAACAATTTCAATGACATTGTCAGAGTTCATTGAAAGTGCGGATCACCATGAAAGTGATAAAAAATGGTATTactttgattataaatatatgcaaGAGTGGTTCAAAGATAAACCGGAAATATTAAATTCTGTAAACTGGAAAAGATTCGGCATTGACAAAACTGGAGACGATTCTACGCTTTGGATTGGAAGCAAGGGGGCTCATACGAATTGTCATCAAGATTCGTATGGTTGTAATTTAATAGCCCAAATTAAAGGAAG GAAACAATGGTTATTGTTTCATCCAGATTCAACTAATTTCCTCCAACCAACAAGGATACCCTACGAAGAATCCACAGTATATAGTAAATACAATTTCTTCTCTCCTACTAAGGAAGATGAGATCAATATATTAAAGATAAAAGAAACACCGAAACTAGTAACTCTGGAACCAGGAGATGTGCTATTTGTACCTCCTCAGTGGTGGCATTATGTTGAATCATTGGACTTCTCTGTCAGTGTAAACATATGGTTACCAGTGCCATCGGATAATATAGCAAGAGTTAAAGAAGCTATTGTTAAATTAATAGTAGCCAGGATTGGAAAAGATGTTTGCAGAGCACCCGATGAAGCTAACAGTACATTACCTTATTGTATGAATTTG CTTGATATTGTTCTTAAAGAATATAAAAATATGGAAAATGAAGAATcatcttctaaaagaacgaagCGTAGTACATGGACCGTCGAAGATATAACAAAAGAATATCCACTTTGCGTGACATTGCCTCGTGAACTTGGAATAGCAGAATTAGAAGAATTTCTGAGAACGAAGAGAGAAAGATTTTCCAAGGATTGCACTGAATCGTTTAACAGTAAATCCTCCAATATTGATACTGATAGGGAGAATATTTATTCTACTGCTAGTTACTTGCCTGAACAAGTTGTTAATGCGTTTTGTCACCCTGACGTTGTTAATAAAGTTACGGAATTACTTCTATCATAA
- the Arl2 gene encoding ADP ribosylation factor-like 2 produces the protein MGLLTVLKKLKQKEKEMRILMLGLDNAGKTTILKRINGEPIDTISPTLGFNIKTLEHRGYKLNIWDVGGQKSLRSYWRNYFESTDGLVWVIDSADRRRLEDCKVELYKLLQEERLEGASLLIFANKQDLPGALTASDIADILELPNIKTHHWQIYKCSAVTGENLVEGINWIVDDISARIFYID, from the exons ATGGGATTACTGACGGTACTTAAGAAATTGAAACAGAAGGAGAAAGAAATGCGGATATTAATGTT AGGTTTGGATAATGCTGGTAAAACGACAATCTTAAAAAGAATTAACGGTGAACCGATTGATACTATATCACCGACTCTTGGTTTTAATATCAAAACATTGGAACATCGTGGATATAAGCTTAATATATGGGACGTAGGTGGTCAGAAGTCGTTGCGTTCCTATTGGAGAAATTACTTTGAATCCACCGATGGTCTTGTCTGGGTAATCGATAGCGCGGATAGAAGAAGATTGGAGGATTGTAAAGTGGAGTTGTACAAACTCTTGCAAGAAGAAAGATTAGAGGGTGCGAGCCTTTTAATATTCGCGAACAAGCAAGATTTGCCTGGAGCGTTGACTGCGTCCGACATTGCGGATATTTTAGAATTACCCAATATTAAAACTCATCACTGGCAAATATATAAGTGTTCAGCAGTTACTGGGGAGAATCTTGTGGAAGGAATAAATTGGATTGTTGACGATATATCCGCTAGAATATTTTATATAGACTAA
- the LOC143430127 gene encoding uncharacterized protein LOC143430127 yields the protein MCPIPDDPGLVPAFWTIHERVPTYGDDGVARFFDLSKASRIRPIQALEDMLLSNKINLQYYGINSRVAKPLCEALIKNPFVHTLNLTGNWLTEDACYHLNDLLQRNSLLHTLLLAGCKIGPRGAANLHDGILDTSTLTTLDLSDCNIRNEGFEHITKAMCNNESIETLLLNDNHLDESSADSLQRLISCSKTLRSLRLSWNSLYTAETWKKLVKGFEENETLIELDLSWNALGKECAPYLRRLLLRSSSLKKLHLNGNRFYDEDVTGIARALSKNKVLEELYIGNNPLKADGAFTLVKAVTPDKSPDSSLRILDLTNIWAKKDILPELEAIRNKRPWLDVRLGGILGNYKVKGPDVHAILLRRANYEAMKQKKRRHRRNFGHFVLSLSDEPITRVKFMELVKKLRLSQSLVSELMNAFPGPRHTVDQGLLKSVYMKHYPDIRSPLERPGTKKKAKKLKRGIQSYRT from the exons ATGTGCCCGATTCCCGACGATCCTGGCTTAGTACCCGCGTTCTGGACCATCCACGAACGAGTGCCTACCTACGGAGACGACGGTGTGGCGCGATTCTTCGACTTATCGAAAGCGTCTCGCATCAGGCCTATACAAGCCCTGGAGGATATGTTGCTGTCTAATAAAATTAATCTGCAATACTACGGAATTAATTCACGCGTCGCTAAACCACTCTgcgaagctttaataaagaaCCCTTTCGTACATACACTCAACCTTACA GGTAACTGGTTAACGGAAGACGCTTGCTACCACCTGAACGATTTGCTTCAACGAAACAGTTTGCTGCACACTTTACTATTAGCAGGATGTAAAATCGGGCCTAGAGGTGCTGCAAACCTTCACGATGGAATTTTAGATACGTCGACGTTGACAACATTGGACCTTTCCGATTGTAACATTCGCAACGAAGGTTTCGAACACATTACCAAAGCGATGTGTAACAACGAAAGCATCGAGACGCTTTTGTTGAACGATAATCATCTGGATGAATCCTCCGCCGACTCTCTGCAAAGATTGATCTCTTGCTCGAAGACCCTGAGAAGCTTACGGTTGTCGTGGAATTCGTTGTACACCGCGGAAACTTGGAAGAAACTGGTGAAAGGGTTCGAGGAAAACGAGACGTTAATCGAACTGGACTTATCCTGGAACGCGTTAGGCAAAGAATGCGCGCCGTACCTTCGTCGATTATTATTGCGCTCTTCGTCGTTAAAAAAGTTACATTTAAATG GGAATCGATTTTACGATGAAGATGTGACAGGCATCGCACGAGCTTTGTCGAAGAATAAAGTACTTGAAGAACTATATATAGGTAACAACCCTTTGAAGGCAGACGGTGCGTTCACCCTCGTTAAAGCAGTCACTCCGGACAAATCGCCCGATAGTTCGCTACGTATTTTGGATCTGACGAACATTTGGGCAAAAAAGGATATATTACCTGAACTCGAAGCTATTCGAAATAAGAGGCCTTGGCTTGACGTTAGGCTGGGCGGTATACTTGGTAACTATAAAGTCAAGGGTCCGGATGTGCATGCGATACTATTAAGAAGAGCTAATTACGAGGCTATGAAGCAAAAGAAGAGACGACATCGCAGGAATTTTGGTCATTTTGTGCTATCGCTTTCCGACGAACCGATCACAAGAG TAAAGTTTATGGAACTGGTAAAAAAGCTACGACTGTCCCAGTCTCTGGTAAGCGAATTAATGAACGCTTTCCCTGGTCCAAGGCATACCGTCGATCAAGGACTATTAAAATCTGTTTATATGAAACATTATCCAGACATCAGATCTCCTCTTGAAAGACCTGGTACGAAGAAAAAAGCGAAAAAG CTTAAACGTGGAATACAATCATATCGCACCTAA
- the Ser gene encoding protein serrate has product MRAAAAYVLFLAHLIQATNASGFFEVQILSLSNSRGTLVDGRCCGGGGDGGGKSELPPCTTQCSSAFWLCLKEYQSNVTAIGSCSFGNVSSHALGQNTFTLNEPVTLQLHFTFRWTRQFTLILQARDEASAGVIEEASYSGIVLPGPTWYTLDHNGRNAHLAYRVRVQCADHYYNATCTKFCRPRNDIFGHYTCDENGDKVCIQGWKGSDCEIAVCKEGCHPVHGHCNVSGECKCRHGWRGELCDQCTPYPGCKHGYCNGSSWQCICDTNWGGILCDQDLNYCGTHEPCQNGGTCENTAPDQYKCTCPEGFSGPTCEKIDNPCASNPCVNGATCRELGESAHCECAPGFTGPYCATDIDECASQPCQNGGTCVDGKNGFVCNCPVTWQGVLCQFDVDECALKESPCKNSLTCVNLAGDYRCRCRSGFTGKNCTKNINDCVGQCQHGALCIDLVDDYHCSCTAGYSGKDCDVDIDECASKPCQNGGECRDLVNAYECVCPVGFTGYQCEIDKDHCSPNPCRNSAPCFKTQADYYCHCPEQWQGKNCSEPASQNPQLGVMDEESGCGSEGTPCGGRGRCNGGRCICDPGYTGMHCHENINDCRGNPCLNGGTCVDLVNSFQCICREGWTGDLCDQDVDECTTSPCRNNGTCVDGVADFTCICKGGWKGKTCALRAGHCEPGTCRHGGTCQDRGDGFTCHCPPGWEGAACHIASPACASSPCENGATCVNTAEGNYRCVCREGFEGPNCRRDVDDCQPLPCLNGGKCVDGINWFRCECAPGFTGPDCRINVNECASDPCTGGSTCVDGIASFSCICPPGRTGARCEVHTAGGPGCPVTGWDDDCNACECRNGKNQCSNIWCGPGNCLNGTSCLAHEVCVPSPSESCLAPSCPAWGECRPVETGRRVGPPALPAPPSCWPGQATPGPTCSRLTILLRRDTLAAGTSVEILCRRLRKLLADPRRPQSIVLLCDLKPGDNDTVEVTIFSEAAADAARDLGEALSRPLGRPLALASVLEVKVETALLSEPSSVNSSGAGSYVAVLGGALATVLVLALFGGLWYLRTVRQRSSLTATTSSETSLHRHRSDLDEKSNNLQNEENLRRYANPLKDQDQGEPRVSVVRPLSGTSLGALGATEESLEMVSDESRHRLPPLYKPPSAEARNNTASFTYEEGPHKPYSKPRLQEPTYSHQQPGTSQTSGPHQVLTVHV; this is encoded by the exons AGGCAATTCACGCTGATCCTGCAAGCGAGAGACGAGGCGAGCGCAGGCGTGATCGAGGAGGCGAGTTACAGCGGCATTGTCCTGCCAGGACCCACGTGGTACACCCTCGATCATAACGGAAGAAACGCTCATCTAGCCTATCGCGTTCGGGTCCAGTGCGCTGACCATTATTACAACGCGACCTGCACGAAGTTCTGTCGGCCGAGGAACGACATATTCGGTCATTACACCTGCGACGAGAACGGCGACAAGGTGTGCATACAGGGTTGGAAAGGATCCGACTGTGAAATAG CGGTCTGCAAAGAGGGTTGCCACCCCGTCCACGGCCATTGCAACGTTAGCGGCGAGTGCAAGTGTCGACACGGTTGGCGCGGTGAACTTTGCGACCAATGCACCCCGTACCCCGGTTGCAAGCATGGCTATTGCAACGGTTCCAGCTGGCAGTGCATCTGCGACACGAACTGGGGCGGTATCCTTTGCGACCAGGACCTCAACTATTGCGGCACGCACGAGCCCTGTCAAAACGGCGGGACGTGCGAGAACACAGCGCCGGATCAATATAAATGTACCTGTCCCGAGGGATTCTCGGGACCAACCTGCGAGAAGATCGACAACCCGTGCGCCTCGAATCCCTGCGTGAACGGAGCTACCTGCAGGGAACTTGGCGAGAGCGCCCATTGTGAATGCGCGCCAGGATTCACTGGACCCTACTGCGCCACGGACATCGACGAGTGCGCTTCGCAGCCTTGCCAAAACGGTGGCACATGCGTCGACGGTAAGAACGGGTTCGTCTGCAACTGTCCTGTAACCTGGCAGGGCGTTCTCTGCCAATTCGACGTGGACGAATGCGCGCTGAAGGAGTCACCGTGCAAGAACTCGCTGACTTGCGTCAACCTTGCTGGTGATTAcag GTGTCGATGCAGAAGCGGTTTCACTGGGAAGAACTGCACGAAGAACATCAACGACTGCGTTGGGCAATGTCAACACGGAGCACTGTGCATCGACCTGGTCGACGACTATCACTGCAGCTGCACCGCTGGCTACTCAGGCAAGGATTGCGACGTGGACATCGACGAGTGTGCCTCGAAGCCTTGTCAAAACGGTGGCGAGTGTAGGGATCTGGTGAACGCCTACGAGTGCGTTTGCCCCGTTGGTTTCACCGGATACCAGTGCGAGATCGACAAGGACCACTGCAGCCCGAATCCGTGCAGAAACTCCGCGCCCTGCTTCAAAACCCAAGCTGATTACTATTGTCACTGCCCGGAACAATGGCAGGGGAAGAATTGTTCCGAGCCCGCCTCGCAGAATCCACAATTGGGCGTTATGGACGAGGAATCCGGCTGCGGTAGCGAGGGAACGCCATGTGGCGGTAGAGGCAGATGCAACGGGGGCAGATGCATCTGTGACCCCGGCTACACGGGGATGCATTGCCACGAGAACATCAACGACTGCAGGGGCAACCCTTGTTTGAACGGCGGCACGTGCGTGGATCTGGTTAACTCGTTCCAATGTATCTGCAGAGAGGGATGGACTGGAGATCTGTGCGATCAAG ACGTAGACGAGTGCACAACCTCTCCCTGTCGCAACAATGGCACCTGTGTGGACGGTGTTGCGGACTTCACCTGCATCTGCAAAGGCGGTTGGAAGGGCAAGACCTGCGCGCTCAGAGCTGGCCACTGCGAGCCAGGAACCTGCCGTCACGGAGGAACCTGCCAGGACCGGGGCGACGGGTTCACTTGCCATTGTCCTCCAGGATGGGAAGGAGCAGCCTGCCACATCGCGTCTCCAGCGTGCGCGAGCAGCCCCTGCGAAAACGGGGCAACTTGCGTGAATACCGCCGAGGGGAACTACAGATGCGTCTGTCGCGAAGGCTTCGAGGGTCCCAATTGTCGTCGAGACGTTGACGACTGTCAACCGTTGCCCTGTCTGAACGGTGGCAAATGCGTGGACGGGATTAATTGGTTCAGGTGTGAATGCGCGCCAGGATTCACCGGTCCGGATTGTCGTATCAACGTGAACGAATGCGCCAGCGACCCCTGCACAGGTGGGTCCACCTGTGTGGACGGTATAGCCAGCTTCTCCTGCATTTGTCCACCAGGAAGAACGGGAGCTCGTTGCGAGGTACACACTGCAGGTGGACCAGGATGCCCTGTGACTGGCTGGGACGACGATTGCAATGCCTGCGAGTGTCGTAACGGCAAGAACCAATGTAGCAATATCTGGTGCGGTCCTGGGAACTGTTTGAACGGTACCTCGTGTTTGGCTCACGAAGTCTGCGTGCCCAGTCCTAGCGAAAGTTGTCTGGCACCGTCCTGTCCAGCTTGGGGAGAGTGTCGACCAGTGGAGACCGGAAGAAGGGTAGGCCCGCCAGCTTTGCCAGCACCGCCTTCCTGTTGGCCTGGACAAGCCACACCGGGTCCAACCTGCTCCAGGCTCACTATCTTGTTGAGAAGAGACACTCTGGCTGCCGGCACATCCGTAGAGATCCTCTGCAGGCGTCTGAGGAAGCTCCTGGCCGATCCAAGGAGGCCACAGTCGATCGTTCTTCTATGCGATCTTAAACCAGGAGACAACGACACTGTCGAGGTGACCATTTTCTCAGAGGCGGCTGCAGACGCGGCTAGAGACCTAGGCGAAGCTCTCAGCAGACCCCTGGGCAGACCTCTCGCCTTGGCCTCCGTGCTGGAAGTCAAGGTGGAGACGGCCTTGCTCAGTGAACCAAGTTCCGTCAACTCCAGCGGCGCTGGAAGCTACGTGGCCGTTTTAGGAGGAGCTCTGGCAACGGTGCTAGTGCTGGCTCTATTTGGCGGGTTGTGGTACCTTCGAACCGTCAGGCAAAGGTCTAGCCTGACCGCGACGACCAgcagcgagacttccttgcacagACACCGCAGCGATTTGGACGAGAAATCGAATAATCTGCAGAACGAGGAGAATCTGAGGAGATACGCGAACCCTTTGAAAGACCAGGACCAGGGGGAACCAAGAGTCTCTGTAGTGAGACCTCTGTCTGGAACGTCGTTGGGTGCTCTGGGCGCCACTGAGGAAAGCCTGGAAATGGTCTCAGACGAAAGCAGACATCGTTTGCCACCGCTTTATAAACCTCCCAGCGCGGAGGCGAGGAACAACACAGCCAGTTTCACGTACGAGGAAGGACCGCATAAGCCGTACAGTAAACCCAGACTACAAGAACCGACGTACTCTCATCAGCAACCGGGCACCAGCCAGACGTCAGGACCCCATCAAGTATTGACGGTTCACGTGTAA